Below is a genomic region from Candidatus Schekmanbacteria bacterium.
GTACCAATAAAAAGCCGGCACATATCAAAAATCGCCTTTAACTCTTTTAATGAACCGGTTGTTCCTGCCGCGGAAATAACAGAGCTATCGCAACCTATCATTTCTCTTAGTCTGTCAACAACCGGAGCTTCACCATAAGCACCTGTCAGAATTATCTTTGCCCCATGATTTGATACAAGATAACGGCCAACTTCGCCATATCTCTCAAGCGGCCACTGCTTCAGGGGAAGTCTTGCACCCTGATGAATCACAACCGTAACATCATTATTATTGATATTATACCTGCTAAAAAATAATTTTGCGAATCCCCTCTCTTTTTCTCCAATGAACATCTCCGGCAAAGCCGTCTTATCAACCTTAGCGCCAAGAGTCTCCGCTATGATTGTGTGATATGCTGATTCATGTGTGTGCGGCGGATAATCGGCTACGGTAGTAAGTAAAAACCATCCCCCTGATGAGGCAAAGCTCACCCTGAACGGTATCCTTCCAAGGACAGTCAAAAGAAAGATGTTGCGTGCATCACCGCGAAAGTCAGCGGCAAGGGTAAAACGCTCTTTTCTTATCAATGACAAAACACTCCTGTACTCGCTTAAAGCAGTTTTAAAGTCTTTTTTAAAAAACCATGGTGGATCATAGGTTATAATTCTGTCTATATAAGGGTTGCCTTCAAGCACTTCGCGCGACTTAGATGACACAAGGTAAGAGATATGCGATTGGGGGAACCTTTCTCTTATCCCTTTCAATGTATGGGTTGTGAGCAGGACATCACCGATGTAGTCTGCGCGGATAAGTAGGATTTTCTGAGGACTATCCGGAACAGGCTTTCTCCCGACTATCTTCCATGGCATAAAAATATGACACAAAGCCCATAAGAAAAATCCTGCAAGGTCTATAAAAAAAACTATTATCTTTGTCCGAGTATTTACAAATTTATACAATGTTGATCCCGGTTCTCCACCACATTATCGAGAAAAGCCCCCGCCAGCACCATGAGGAACCCGTCTATGAGCCACCTGTAGCGGCTTAGTACAAAAAAATTAGCATATAATGCCGTAAACAAAATTAGTATAAAAAAGATAAATGACAGCTCTCTCCATTTTTTTCTGCTTACATATATTCCGCCAGCCGCAAGAGGGAAAAGGAACATATAATGAACTATATAAATTACATTCCCTGGGAAAGAGGCGAAGGCGGGTTTTCGCCCTTCGGGAGGTCTGTATATCCAGAAGTAAAAACACTTTGTTGCCACTCTCTTTACATATAATAAAGGTTCATCTAAAACATAATCAATTCCTGCCTTATACAAAAGACTTTCCAACTCTGTTTCCGAAATATCTCCTACTCTCTCTCTTATCTCATTTGGAAGATAGGCACGTGTCCTGCTCGTCACAAATGACTGGAACTCTGCGGGCGACTTGATTTTATCCGGTACATCTTTCCGGGTTACAGCGGGGTCAGGCTCTCTTCCTCCGATATATTTTTTATATGCCTCCACATCTACATCCCAGCCTGTATCCATTGTAAAAGGGTTATTGCCCATCCAGAAATTGAACCCGCCATTGGTAGAAATATTGGTAATCCTTCCATGCTCTTGATAATTTCGAATACACCAGGGAATGATTATTATGATGTATAGACAAACGAGTATTAACCCCTTCCTCAATACATAGCTGCTTTTGTTCATACGCCAGTATAAAATAGCAAATGGGATGAAAATTAAAGCCTGGGGATAGCTTAAAGTCATTATGCCAAGCGATACTCCTGCATAGAGGGCAACCGGCATGGAAAAATTCTTACTGCATCTGATAATTAACAAAACAGAAAGCGCAATCATGAATATGTCGCATGTCAAAGGATAAAAAGATGTGGCAGATGAAATAATAAATGGAGGATAGAACGAGGCAAGCCCCATTGCTATTAATGAAGCCCTCCTGCTGAAAAATTCCCTGCTGATAAAGAAAATCAGAGCACAGGTGATGACTGATAGGATAATTTGTAAAATCAGAAGATACAGATAGGGATGGTCAAAGGTTTCACGGGAAAAAACCATAAGATAAGGATAGAAGGGCGGGAAAAAAGATTTCAACTCAGCTCCGTTCCTTAACCCGTAAAAATCAAAGGCAAAACCTTTCCCTGCTATTATATTGTCAGCGATCTGTCCATATTCAAGGGTAACAGGGATCTTCCATGACCTGCCGGCCATCAATGCGATAAGCCTTAACAAAAAAGCGGCAAAGAGAAGGCCAAAAAATGATGGGCCGTAAAAGATGTTGGAATCACTTTTATGTCTCAGCAATTCCTGC
It encodes:
- a CDS encoding glycosyltransferase family 9 protein, which encodes MYKFVNTRTKIIVFFIDLAGFFLWALCHIFMPWKIVGRKPVPDSPQKILLIRADYIGDVLLTTHTLKGIRERFPQSHISYLVSSKSREVLEGNPYIDRIITYDPPWFFKKDFKTALSEYRSVLSLIRKERFTLAADFRGDARNIFLLTVLGRIPFRVSFASSGGWFLLTTVADYPPHTHESAYHTIIAETLGAKVDKTALPEMFIGEKERGFAKLFFSRYNINNNDVTVVIHQGARLPLKQWPLERYGEVGRYLVSNHGAKIILTGAYGEAPVVDRLREMIGCDSSVISAAGTTGSLKELKAIFDMCRLFIGTSSGPSHIAACAGVPVVLISGPESVAQWRPIGNRCIILKKEYPCCPCNEKECPYIDKGENCILAVKTEDVKNAIDEILC
- a CDS encoding glycosyltransferase family 39 protein, which codes for MLRHKSDSNIFYGPSFFGLLFAAFLLRLIALMAGRSWKIPVTLEYGQIADNIIAGKGFAFDFYGLRNGAELKSFFPPFYPYLMVFSRETFDHPYLYLLILQIILSVITCALIFFISREFFSRRASLIAMGLASFYPPFIISSATSFYPLTCDIFMIALSVLLIIRCSKNFSMPVALYAGVSLGIMTLSYPQALIFIPFAILYWRMNKSSYVLRKGLILVCLYIIIIIPWCIRNYQEHGRITNISTNGGFNFWMGNNPFTMDTGWDVDVEAYKKYIGGREPDPAVTRKDVPDKIKSPAEFQSFVTSRTRAYLPNEIRERVGDISETELESLLYKAGIDYVLDEPLLYVKRVATKCFYFWIYRPPEGRKPAFASFPGNVIYIVHYMFLFPLAAGGIYVSRKKWRELSFIFFILILFTALYANFFVLSRYRWLIDGFLMVLAGAFLDNVVENRDQHCINL